A genomic region of Miscanthus floridulus cultivar M001 chromosome 3, ASM1932011v1, whole genome shotgun sequence contains the following coding sequences:
- the LOC136544714 gene encoding uncharacterized protein has translation MPLGQIDLPVTFGGPSNYRTETLTFEVVGFHGTYHAILRRPFYAKFMAISNYTYLKLKMPSPGGVITVDTSFQRAYECEVKCCNHATTIIASRELTTIRKEVTEEAPNPKRSIGSLEPAEGSKEVLIDPSSPKGKVVRIGTTLSSK, from the coding sequence atgccacttgggcagatcgatctgcccgtaaCCTTTGGcggtccatccaactataggacggagaccctcacctttgaagtggttgggttccatggaacttaccacgccatcctacGACGACCAttctacgcgaagttcatggcaatttccaactacacctacctcaagctaaagatgccgagtcctggtggggtcatcaccgtcgacacctccttccagcgtgcctacgagtgtgaggtcaagTGCTGCAATCATGCCACGACAATCATCGCCTCTAGAGAACTCACGACCATCAGGaaagaggtcaccgaagaagcgcccaACCCCAAGAGGTCGATTGGGTCTCTTGAGCCAGCGgaaggctccaaggaggtcctcatagatcctagcagcCCCAAGGGcaaggtggtgcgcattggcaccacactttcctctaaatag
- the LOC136547563 gene encoding uncharacterized protein: MSSKRRAVGQDDEPRPSLRHCRRHGHAAGRRKHLYLVLDDWNNGFSIHKIDPDSLDDESPAGAGQGQQHLPEPPVLRLESPIGSVPHDRVSFSALGTKMLVFMNHRCALVYDTETAVVSIGPHAPARMLCGSGVTVPAGGMLYALSHRFFDKEDPSSFHVMQQEGGGWSWKTLPEPPPSFTSRQIVVSHALHPDGCTIFMTMADGGTPGEPLGTYSFNTERSEWRSHGDWALPFFGQGYFDSELDAWVGLHWEGYVCSCQVASRSRSSNSESSMILMTKEKLAYDYEDWTDRRGSASLTYMNMMGGTSKFCVVQTMMPDGVDDEDRDYCSARQLRFTMFGLKYDRSGELRITNRRSTRSFLLSRHRYNLFVPFALWI, encoded by the coding sequence ATGTCCAGTAAGCGGCGAGCCGTAGGCCAGGACGACGAGCCGAGGCCAAGTctgcgccactgccgccgccatgGACACGCCGCCGGCCGCCGTAAGCACCTGTACCTGGTGCTGGATGACTGGAACAATGGCTTCAGTATCCACAAGATTGATCCCGACAGTTTGGATGACGAATCACCTGCCGGTGCCGGGCAGGGGCAGCAGCACCTCCCGGAGCCCCCAGTGCTGCGGCTAGAGTCACCGATCGGCTCCGTACCCCATGACCGTGTGTCCTTCTCCGCGCTAGGCACCAAGATGTTGGTTTTCATGAACCACCGCTGCGCCCTCGTGTATGACACCGAGACGGCGGTGGTGTCCATCGGCCCCCACGCCCCTGCTCGGATGCTGTGCGGCTCCGGCGTCACCGTGCCTGCCGGCGGCATGCTCTACGCACTGTCGCATCGCTTCTTCGACAAGGAGGATCCGAGCTCGTTCCATGTGATGCAGCAGGAGGGCGGCGGCTGGTCCTGGAAGACCCTGCCGGAACCACCACCGTCGTTCACCAGCCGTCAGATTGTCGTCTCCCACGCGCTGCACCCTGACGGATGCACCATCTTCATGACCATGGCTGACGGGGGCACTCCAGGCGAACCATTGGGCACCTACTCCTTCAACACCGAGCGTTCGGAGTGGAGGAGCCATGGGGATTGGGCTCTGCCTTTCTTTGGCCAGGGCTACTTCGACAGCGAGCTGGACGCATGGGTCGGCCTTCACTGGGAGGGCTACGTCTGTTCCTGCCAAGTCGCCTCCCGTTCCCGTAGCAGCAACAGCGAATCATCTATGATCCTAATGACCAAGGAGAAGCTAGCCTACGACTACGAGGACTGGACCGACAGGCGCGGTAGCGCCTCTCTCACCTACATGAACATGATGGGGGGCACAAGCAAGTTTTGCGTTGTACAGACCATGATGCCAGATGGAGTCGACGACGAGGACCGGGACTACTGCTCGGCTCGCCAGCTCCGTTTCACCATGTTTGGCCTCAAGTATGATCGCAGTGGAGAGCTACGCATCACGAATCGCCGCTCCACGCGCTCCTTCCTATTGTCTAGGCATAGATATAACTTATTTGTTCCATTTGCATTATGGATTTAG
- the LOC136547564 gene encoding uncharacterized protein produces the protein MSSKRRAVGQDDDPRPSLRHCRRHRHAAGRRKHLYLVLDDWNNGFSIHKIDPDGLDDESPAGAGQGQQHLPEPPVLRLESPIGSVPHDRVSFSALGTKMLVFMNHRCALVYDTETAVVSIGPHAPARMLCGSGVTVPAGGMLYALSHRFFDKEDPSSFHVMQQEGGGWSWKTLPEPPPSFTSRQIVVSHALHPDGCTIFMTMADGGTPGEPLGTYSFNTKRSEWRSHGDWALPFFGQGYFDSELDAWVGLHREGYVCSCQVASRSRSSTSESSMILMTKEKLAYDYEDWDDRRGSASLTYMNMMGGTSKFCTVQTMMPDGVDDEDRDYCSARQLRFTMFGLKYDRSGELRITNRRSTRSFLLSRHRYNLFVPFALWI, from the coding sequence ATGTCCAGTAAGCGGCGAGCCGTAGGCCAGGACGACGATCCGAGGCCAAGTctgcgccactgccgccgccatcGACACGCCGCCGGCCGCCGTAAGCACCTGTACCTGGTGCTGGATGACTGGAACAATGGATTCAGTATCCACAAGATTGATCCCGACGGTTTGGATGACGAATCACCTGCCGGTGCCGGGCAGGGGCAGCAGCACCTCCCGGAGCCCCCAGTGCTGCGGCTAGAGTCACCGATCGGCTCCGTACCCCATGACCGTGTGTCCTTCTCCGCGCTAGGCACCAAGATGTTGGTTTTCATGAACCACCGCTGCGCCCTCGTGTATGACACCGAGACGGCGGTGGTGTCCATCGGCCCCCACGCCCCTGCTCGGATGCTGTGCGGCTCCGGCGTCACCGTGCCTGCCGGCGGCATGCTCTACGCACTGTCGCATCGCTTCTTCGACAAGGAGGATCCGAGCTCGTTCCATGTGATGCAGCAGGAGGGCGGCGGCTGGTCCTGGAAGACCCTGCCGGAACCACCACCGTCGTTCACCAGCCGTCAGATTGTCGTCTCCCACGCGCTGCACCCTGACGGATGCACCATCTTCATGACCATGGCTGACGGGGGCACTCCAGGCGAACCATTGGGCACCTACTCCTTCAACACCAAGCGTTCGGAGTGGAGGAGCCATGGGGATTGGGCTCTGCCTTTCTTTGGCCAGGGCTACTTCGACAGCGAGCTGGACGCATGGGTCGGCCTTCACCGGGAGGGCTACGTCTGTTCCTGCCAAGTCGCCTCCCGTTCCCGTAGCAGCACCAGCGAATCATCTATGATCCTAATGACCAAGGAGAAGCTAGCCTACGACTACGAGGACTGGGACGACAGGCGCGGTAGCGCCTCTCTCACCTACATGAACATGATGGGGGGCACAAGCAAGTTTTGCACTGTACAGACCATGATGCCAGATGGAGTCGACGACGAGGACCGGGACTACTGCTCGGCTCGCCAGCTCCGTTTCACCATGTTTGGCCTCAAGTATGATCGCAGTGGTGAGCTACGCATCACGAATCGACGCTCCACGCGCTCCTTCCTATTGTCTAGGCATAGATATAACTTATTTGTTCCATTTGCATTATGGATTTAG